TTTGGGCGGCCGGCCTAAGCTCGTCGATATAAGATTGGCACAAAAAAGGTCCACTTTGAGTACAAAGAAAAAGCCGCTCTGCGCACTGCAGAGCGGCTTTTTCGGCTTTTTTCCCATCTGTTATACCAGTGATGGGAGCAGGTAGCTTATTTGCCGAAAAAGAACTGGCCTTCAATTTGGGCATTCTCATCCGAGTCGGAGCCGTGCACGGCATTGGCCTCGATGCTCTTGGCGTACTTCTTCCGGATGGTGCCTTCGGCGGCCTGGGCCGGGTTAGTAGCTCCGATGAGGGTGCGGAAGTCGGCTACGGCGTTTTCTTTTTCGAGGATAGCCGCCACGATGGGGCCGCTCGACATGTATTTCACGAGGTCGTTGTAGAAAGGACGCTCCGAGTGCACGGCGTAGAACTGGCCGGCGCGCTCGGCAGTGAGGGTTACTTTCTGAAGCTCCACGATGCGGA
The sequence above is drawn from the Hymenobacter baengnokdamensis genome and encodes:
- a CDS encoding nucleoside-diphosphate kinase gives rise to the protein MATNRTFTMIKPDAVAENHIGGILSMIEQGGFRIVELQKVTLTAERAGQFYAVHSERPFYNDLVKYMSSGPIVAAILEKENAVADFRTLIGATNPAQAAEGTIRKKYAKSIEANAVHGSDSDENAQIEGQFFFGK